One stretch of Vespula vulgaris chromosome 20, iyVesVulg1.1, whole genome shotgun sequence DNA includes these proteins:
- the LOC127071027 gene encoding NF-kappa-B inhibitor-interacting Ras-like protein, whose product MGKPTRVVVCGMKGVGKTALLEQLIYGNITPKTEIHPTIEDIYVANIETDRGTKERVRFYDTAGLESLQSNANNQQLPRHYLGFADGYILVYDTTKPESLDVLFPLKKDIDKNKDKKEITVIVLGNKTSNENKSNSLENTSNKASNWCTREKVKHYEINVMDRQTLFDPFVYLSSRLNPPPNKSTFPQLSMGRKMIKTETP is encoded by the exons ATGGGAAAGCCAACAAGAGTAGTCGTCTGCGGAATGAAAGGAGTAGGAAAAACGGCATTGCTGGAGCAACTCATATATGGAAATATCACTCCGAAAACG GAAATTCATCCTACGATAGAAGACATCTATGTTGCTAACATAGAAACAGACCGCGGtacaaaagagagagttaGATTTTACGACACAGCGGGTTTAGAGTCGTTGCAAAGCAACGCGAATAACCAGCAGCTTCCCAGACACTACCTTGGTTTTGCAGATGGCTACATCTTAGTATACGACACTACCAAACCAGAATCTTTGGATGTTCTATTTCCATTGAAGAAGGACATCGATAAGAACaaggataagaaagaaataacggTAATAGTTTTAGGTAATAAAACtagcaatgaaaataaatctaatagcTTAGAGAATACATCTAATAAGGCAAGCAATTGGTGCACCAGGGAAAAGGTAAAGCATTATGAGATCAACGTGATGGATAGACAAACTTTGTTCGATCCTTTCGTCTATTTGTCGTCTAGGTTAAATCCACCTCCGAACAAAAGTACGTTTCCTCAATTGAGCATGGGTaggaaaatgattaaaactGAGACTCCGTGA
- the LOC127071025 gene encoding uncharacterized protein LOC127071025 gives MKELKNTVNIISHDHNSVKLRNINSFQSDDDVIDDDAIAKRSQDERRRFVSDNETEKEDKFIVKYKGRIYDIRAFLNNHPGGRKTLSSYKEKNLDRVLKEYPHSDAALHLFNEYALDNKIKYDEVESLIDWNTPLLSQVGDLSDRYWQWVNLPVNRPIRLFRSDILEFLTITPWYLIPIVWIPICAYFLYTGFSLSITRQFPIFSLLEGLLAFAGGVLLWTFEEYLLHRKLFHFRPPGNSKILITLHFLLHGLHHKAPFDGQRLVFPPVAGVIIAVGIWNLYISIFPDFIANFISAGTVAGYLCYDLTHYYLHYGKPNAKTYFYDLKRYHNYHHFSHHDKGFGISSKIWDYVFNTSIRLQQLAKPIEW, from the exons ATGAAAGAGTTGAAAAATACTGTCAATATTATATCACATGATCATAATTCCGTTAAGTTGCGTAATATTAACAGTTTTCAATCCGACGATGATGTTATTGATGATGATGCTATTGCGAAAAGATCGCAAGATGAAAGAAGACGTTTTGTATCTGACAATGAAACAGAGAAGGAggataaatttattgttaaatacaAAGGACGTATTTACGATATTcgtgcatttttaaataatcatccGGGTGGTAGGAAGACACTTAGTTCgtacaaggaaaaaaatttggatcgtgttttaaaagaatatcCCCATTCGGATGCGGCCCTTCATTTGTTCAATGAATATGCATTGGATAATAAAATCAAGTATGACGAGGTTGAA AGTTTGATCGATTGGAACACACCTTTATTAAGTCAAGTGGGCGATTTAAGTGATCGATATTGGCAGTGGGTGAATCTACCGGTAAATCGACCAATACGACTTTTTCGATCAGATATATTGGAATTTTTAACAATCACACCATGGTACCTGATACCGATCGTTTGGATTCCTATTTGTGCATATTTTCTCTATACTGGATTTAGTCTAAGCATTACTCGTCAATTTCCAA ttttttctttattagaaGGCCTCCTTGCCTTCGCGGGAGGTGTATTATTGTGGACATTTGAGGAATATCTGTTACACCGTAAATTGTTTCACTTCAGGCCGCCAGGGAATTCGAAAATACTTATCACGTTACATTTCCTTCTTCATGGTTTGCATCATAAG GCACCTTTTGATGGTCAAAGATTAGTATTTCCACCTGTAGCTGGTGTTATCATAGCAGTAGGCATATGGAATCTGTACATATCGATATTTCCTGACTTTATAGCCAACTTTATTAGTGCTGGAACTGTTGCAG GATACTTGTGTTACGATTTAACGCACTATTATTTGCATTATGGTAAACCCAATGccaaaacatatttttatgatttgaaAAGATATCACAATTATCATCATTTCTCGCATCATGATAAAG GTTTCGGTATTAGTAGTAAAATTTGGGATTACGTATTTAACACAAGTATACGTTTACAGCAGCTGGCAAAACCGATAGAATGGTAA
- the LOC127071021 gene encoding sodium-dependent neutral amino acid transporter B(0)AT3 isoform X2: protein MVVKSESTRNGHELAPLNDDRQPPHNVTIVVSGNQNASAVNPEPRTEDNRAAWSGKMQFFLSIIGYSVGLGNIWRFPYLCQQNGGGAFLIPFFVMLILEGVPLFLIELGLGQRMRQGALGVWNTIHPWLGGIGIASCIVTFFVALYYNVIITWCFFYLFNSLEAPLPWAKCPEVDEIPVEECVKSSETAYFWYRTTLDAAPSIEDGQSLKWWIVLCLLLSWIVVFFIVMKGIQSSGKVVYFTSMFPYLVLTIFFVRGITLKGASAGLAHMYTPKVEKLLEPTVWLDAATQVFYSFGLAFGSLIAFGSYNTPDNNCVRDVILVSVCNAFTAIYASVVIFAILGFKAMSNVDKCLESNKISLIKNGLLFENSTTDDYENVVNTFNSLTTNLTLDRCSMSEQLNNAAEGTGLAFIIFTQAIVELPGAPFWSCIFFLMLLALGLGSQIGIMEGMLCVIFDIDLFKRIKKQYITGVVCIVCFFVGLIFCTGAGEYWLKMFDSFAGTIGLVMVALMEMISVIFVYGHEKFTKDIEEMTGYRPGIYWQVTWRFLAPIIMVGILISSIASMFIKKPEYSAWNATLGIAVSTAYPGWVLAIAACIIVAGIAPIPIVFLLRVFQCVKLDVDIHQGSIRRIDTTVSTKEMMGDVDLDEYHDRLEDFPEEDEDVNSDDDNNSAPPITKMVPNKLQGRAFKMEAMEF, encoded by the exons ATGGTCGTGAAATCTGAAAGCACGAGGAACGGTCACGAGCTGGCTCCTCTAAACGATGATCGTCAACCTCCTCACAACGTGACCATTGTGGTTTCCGGAAATCAAAATGCCTCGGCTGTCAATCCGGAACCAAGAACGGAAGATAACAGAGCAGCATGGAGCGGAAAGATGCAGTTTTTCCTGAGCATCATTGGTTACAGTGTCGGTCTTGGTAATATATGGAGGTTTCCATATTTATGCCAACAAAATGGGGGCG GTGCCTTTCTCATACCATTTTTCGTGATGCTCATCCTCGAAGGCGTGCCCTTATTTCTGATCGAGTTGGGTCTTGGACAACGAATGCGACAAGGTGCCCTTGGCGTTTGGAACACGATACATCCCTGGTTAGGCGGTATAGGAATAGCCTCCTGCATCGTCACATTCTTCGTTGCACTTTATTACAACGTCATTATCACCTGGTGCTTCTTCTACCTCTTCAACTCTCTCGAG GCGCCACTGCCGTGGGCGAAGTGCCCGGAGGTCGACGAGATACCGGTAGAAGAATGTGTCAAGAGCTCTGAGACCGCTTACTTTTGGTACAGAACCACTCTGGATGCGGCACCGTCGATCGAGGATGGCCAATCTCTCAAGTGGTGGATCGTTCTGTGCCTTCTACTCAGTTGGATCGTTGTCTTCTTTATCGTCATGAAGGGGATACAATCATCGGGCAAG GTAGTTTATTTTACCTCGATGTTCCCCTACCTCGTACTCACGATCTTCTTCGTTCGTGGAATAACTTTGAAAGGTGCTAGTGCTGGGTTAGCACACATGTATACGCCAAAG GTCGAGAAATTATTGGAGCCTACCGTCTGGCTTGACGCAGCTACTCAAGTCTTCTATAGCTTTGGATTAGCTTTTGGTTCCTTGATCGCATTTGGAAGCTACAATACACCCGACAACAATTGCGTCAGGGACGTGATTCTGGTGAGCGTGTGCAACGCGTTTACCGCCATTTACGCGAGCGTTGTCATTTTCGCCATTTTGGGGTTCAAGGCGATGTCGAATGTGGACAAGTGCCTGGAAAG CAATAAGATCTCGCTGATCAAGAATGGTTTGCTATTTGAAAACTCGACGACGGACGATTACGAAAACGTTGTCAATACGTTCAACAGTTTGACTACGAATTTGACCTTGGATAGATGTAGTATGAGCGAACAACTGAATAAC GCTGCCGAAGGTACTGGATTGGCTTTTATAATCTTCACTCAAGCGATCGTCGAGCTTCCAGGTGCGCCATTTTGGTCCTGTATATTCTTCCTAATGCTTTTGGCCCTTGGACTTGGCTCACAAATTGGTATTATGGAAGGAATGTTGTGCGTCATCTTTGACATTGATCTTTtcaagagaataaagaaacagTATATAACgg gCGTAGTATGTATCGTTTGTTTCTTCGTCGGCCTCATATTCTGTACCGGTGCAGGAGAATACTGGTTGAAAATGTTCGACAGCTTTGCTGGTACCATTGGCCTCGTTATGGTCGCACTTATGGAAATGATATCGGTCATCTTTGTCTACGGCCACGAAAA ATTCACGAAAGACATCGAAGAAATGACAGGCTACAGGCCAGGTATTTACTGGCAAGTTACATGGAGATTTCTCGCGCCTATAATTATGGTCGGCATACTGATCTCTAGTATCGCTTCTATGTTCATCAAGAAACCAGAATATTCAGCATGGAACGCAACGTTG gGTATAGCAGTATCTACGGCTTATCCAGGCTGGGTCTTAGCGATCGCAGCTTGTATAATCGTAGCCGGTATTGCACCGATACCAATCGTTTTTCTACTTAGAGTATTCCAATGCGTGAAACTCGATGTGGACATTCATCAGGGTAGCATTCGTCGGATCGACACGACCGTATCGACGAAGGAAATGATGGGTGACGTTGAT ttgGACGAATATCACGATCGTTTAGAAGATTTTCCCGAAGAGGACGAGGACGTTAACagcgacgacgacaacaataGTGCACCGCCTATAACAAAGATGGTTCCCAATAAGCTGCAGGGTAGAGCTTTCAAAATGGAAGCAATGGAATTTTGA
- the LOC127071021 gene encoding sodium-dependent neutral amino acid transporter B(0)AT3 isoform X1, producing MVVKSESTRNGHELAPLNDDRQPPHNVTIVVSGNQNASAVNPEPRTEDNRAAWSGKMQFFLSIIGYSVGLGNIWRFPYLCQQNGGGAFLIPFFVMLILEGVPLFLIELGLGQRMRQGALGVWNTIHPWLGGIGIASCIVTFFVALYYNVIITWCFFYLFNSLEAVTIKFGAPLPWAKCPEVDEIPVEECVKSSETAYFWYRTTLDAAPSIEDGQSLKWWIVLCLLLSWIVVFFIVMKGIQSSGKVVYFTSMFPYLVLTIFFVRGITLKGASAGLAHMYTPKVEKLLEPTVWLDAATQVFYSFGLAFGSLIAFGSYNTPDNNCVRDVILVSVCNAFTAIYASVVIFAILGFKAMSNVDKCLESNKISLIKNGLLFENSTTDDYENVVNTFNSLTTNLTLDRCSMSEQLNNAAEGTGLAFIIFTQAIVELPGAPFWSCIFFLMLLALGLGSQIGIMEGMLCVIFDIDLFKRIKKQYITGVVCIVCFFVGLIFCTGAGEYWLKMFDSFAGTIGLVMVALMEMISVIFVYGHEKFTKDIEEMTGYRPGIYWQVTWRFLAPIIMVGILISSIASMFIKKPEYSAWNATLGIAVSTAYPGWVLAIAACIIVAGIAPIPIVFLLRVFQCVKLDVDIHQGSIRRIDTTVSTKEMMGDVDLDEYHDRLEDFPEEDEDVNSDDDNNSAPPITKMVPNKLQGRAFKMEAMEF from the exons ATGGTCGTGAAATCTGAAAGCACGAGGAACGGTCACGAGCTGGCTCCTCTAAACGATGATCGTCAACCTCCTCACAACGTGACCATTGTGGTTTCCGGAAATCAAAATGCCTCGGCTGTCAATCCGGAACCAAGAACGGAAGATAACAGAGCAGCATGGAGCGGAAAGATGCAGTTTTTCCTGAGCATCATTGGTTACAGTGTCGGTCTTGGTAATATATGGAGGTTTCCATATTTATGCCAACAAAATGGGGGCG GTGCCTTTCTCATACCATTTTTCGTGATGCTCATCCTCGAAGGCGTGCCCTTATTTCTGATCGAGTTGGGTCTTGGACAACGAATGCGACAAGGTGCCCTTGGCGTTTGGAACACGATACATCCCTGGTTAGGCGGTATAGGAATAGCCTCCTGCATCGTCACATTCTTCGTTGCACTTTATTACAACGTCATTATCACCTGGTGCTTCTTCTACCTCTTCAACTCTCTCGAG GCAGTCACAATTAAATTCGGC GCGCCACTGCCGTGGGCGAAGTGCCCGGAGGTCGACGAGATACCGGTAGAAGAATGTGTCAAGAGCTCTGAGACCGCTTACTTTTGGTACAGAACCACTCTGGATGCGGCACCGTCGATCGAGGATGGCCAATCTCTCAAGTGGTGGATCGTTCTGTGCCTTCTACTCAGTTGGATCGTTGTCTTCTTTATCGTCATGAAGGGGATACAATCATCGGGCAAG GTAGTTTATTTTACCTCGATGTTCCCCTACCTCGTACTCACGATCTTCTTCGTTCGTGGAATAACTTTGAAAGGTGCTAGTGCTGGGTTAGCACACATGTATACGCCAAAG GTCGAGAAATTATTGGAGCCTACCGTCTGGCTTGACGCAGCTACTCAAGTCTTCTATAGCTTTGGATTAGCTTTTGGTTCCTTGATCGCATTTGGAAGCTACAATACACCCGACAACAATTGCGTCAGGGACGTGATTCTGGTGAGCGTGTGCAACGCGTTTACCGCCATTTACGCGAGCGTTGTCATTTTCGCCATTTTGGGGTTCAAGGCGATGTCGAATGTGGACAAGTGCCTGGAAAG CAATAAGATCTCGCTGATCAAGAATGGTTTGCTATTTGAAAACTCGACGACGGACGATTACGAAAACGTTGTCAATACGTTCAACAGTTTGACTACGAATTTGACCTTGGATAGATGTAGTATGAGCGAACAACTGAATAAC GCTGCCGAAGGTACTGGATTGGCTTTTATAATCTTCACTCAAGCGATCGTCGAGCTTCCAGGTGCGCCATTTTGGTCCTGTATATTCTTCCTAATGCTTTTGGCCCTTGGACTTGGCTCACAAATTGGTATTATGGAAGGAATGTTGTGCGTCATCTTTGACATTGATCTTTtcaagagaataaagaaacagTATATAACgg gCGTAGTATGTATCGTTTGTTTCTTCGTCGGCCTCATATTCTGTACCGGTGCAGGAGAATACTGGTTGAAAATGTTCGACAGCTTTGCTGGTACCATTGGCCTCGTTATGGTCGCACTTATGGAAATGATATCGGTCATCTTTGTCTACGGCCACGAAAA ATTCACGAAAGACATCGAAGAAATGACAGGCTACAGGCCAGGTATTTACTGGCAAGTTACATGGAGATTTCTCGCGCCTATAATTATGGTCGGCATACTGATCTCTAGTATCGCTTCTATGTTCATCAAGAAACCAGAATATTCAGCATGGAACGCAACGTTG gGTATAGCAGTATCTACGGCTTATCCAGGCTGGGTCTTAGCGATCGCAGCTTGTATAATCGTAGCCGGTATTGCACCGATACCAATCGTTTTTCTACTTAGAGTATTCCAATGCGTGAAACTCGATGTGGACATTCATCAGGGTAGCATTCGTCGGATCGACACGACCGTATCGACGAAGGAAATGATGGGTGACGTTGAT ttgGACGAATATCACGATCGTTTAGAAGATTTTCCCGAAGAGGACGAGGACGTTAACagcgacgacgacaacaataGTGCACCGCCTATAACAAAGATGGTTCCCAATAAGCTGCAGGGTAGAGCTTTCAAAATGGAAGCAATGGAATTTTGA
- the LOC127071024 gene encoding venom serine protease-like: protein MKLGTFIPLLCMLLGIVESEDAVDSDCDYFQQLEPGRNYYVYNPNYPDYYLGQHNCRWRAKSNTRVKLNCSFFDVPPSVNCSMDYIKVKVGDGIEYVFCGLDSFVVESISSEMTILFHSRYNTYGGKFRCDLRMVEDSCRCGWKNPSRIVGGIETGVNEYPMMAGIVNFHTRILFCGATIISPRHVLTAGHCVRREDPDDIGIIVGEHNVTTGSETNVTKVHLVKEIIIHPKYQPKNNDIAIIKSQTKFEYSMRVGPACLPFYYMQRNFTNQLVTALGWGTTSFSGPKSEVLMKVNLHVITQKKCDQKYPNITSNQICTYDEGKDACQFDSGGPILWQNPRSNLIFDLGIISYGSTCADEKPGVNTRITNYLDFIMKSTPGETYCQVY from the exons ATGAAGCTAG GCACTTTTATTCCATTGCTTTGCATGTTACTTGGTATCGTGGAATCTGAGGACGCTGTCGATTCCGATTGTGATTACTTCCAACAATTAGAACCAGGGcgtaattattatgtatataatcctAATTATCCAGATTATTACTTAGGTCAACATAATTGTCGATGGAGAGCTAAGAGTAATACACGAGTTAAATTGAATTGTTCGTTTTTCGACGTTCCTCCG AGTGTGAATTGTTCAATGGATTATATAAAAGTCAAAGTCGGCGATGGTATCGAGTACGTTTTTTGTGGATTGGATTCTTTCGTAGTGGAATCGATATCATCGGAAATGactatattatttcattcgagaTACAATACTTACGGAGGCAAATTTCGATGTGATCTCAGAATGGTCGAAGATAGTTGTAGATGCGGTTGGAAGAATCCG TCGAGAATCGTAGGCGGTATTGAAACAGGAGTAAACGAATATCCTATGATGGCTGGCATTGTAAATTTTCACACGCGTATTCTATTTTGTGGTGCAACTATAATATCTCCGCGACATGTACTAACGGCAGGTCATTGCGTTCGGAGAGAAGATCCTGATGATATAGGAATCATTGTTGGAGAACATAACGTAACGACAG gTAGCGAAACAAATGTAACTAAAGTTCATCTCGTCAAAGAAATAATCATACATCCGAAATATCAGccaaaaaataacgatatagCGATTATTAAATCGCAAACGAAGTTTGAATATTCCATGAGAGTCGGTCCTGCGTGTCTTCCGTTTTATTACATGCAACGAAATTTTACCAATCAACTTGTTACAGCCTTAG GTTGGGGTACAACGAGTTTTAGTGGTCCCAAGTCTGAAGTATTGATGAAAGTTAATTTGCATGTTATAACACAGAAGAAATGTGATCAGAAGTATCCTAATATCACATCTAATCAGATTTGTACATATGATGAGGGAAAGGATGCTTGTCAG TTCGACAGTGGTGGCCCAATATTATGGCAAAATCCAAGAAGCAATCTCATTTTCGATCTTGGAATAATCAGTTATGGTTCAACCTGTGCCGATGAAAAACCTGGTGTTAATACGAGAATCACCAATTATTTggattttattatgaaatcgACTCCCG GTGAAACATACTGTCAGGTGTATTAA